One region of Flammeovirgaceae bacterium genomic DNA includes:
- a CDS encoding ABC transporter permease, whose product MRDNYPEVENAVRFFGTGRNLYKYGDQQFYEEGFYLADSTVFDMFDYEFISGDKNTALDLPYSIVLTESISKKYFGTEDPMGKSIKNQQNEEYKVTGLIKDVPENSHFRFDALQSRSSIPGYQGSWGNFGVYTYIELPRGYDLEKMYTSLDTIVAQKVDPIFKDVGISIKYELQPIADIHLHSKIQDEAESGGDISYIYIFGAIACFMIIIACINYMNLATARSANRGKEVGVRKVMVAQKPQLITQFITESVLIALISLLVSLVAIYLLLPAFNSVANKSIPFGYILQGPVILSLVGIVVFVGIVGGSYPAFYLSGFNPVNVLKGKGASKGGSVLFRKALVITQFSISIFMLISTMIVFDQLEFIRNKDLGFQKERVIKITLSERELRQRGPALVEKFKQSPLVEKVGMADASPGEGIGKLLIQVEDSEGKMVDRGVDLYSAGFDFVPTMGMEIVQGRNFSRDVISDTTYAVLVNEAMVKRMNWADPIGRKFVFGSREPVEKRVVGVVKDYNQNSLYDVIEPLMIILNDNLRNVFVRVREGDVRQSLASLESIWNEVNPNFPFEYNFLDQDFDSQYKADEKRSKIFTVFSALTLSIACLGLLGLAAFTTEQRTNEIGVRKVIGASVPSLIILVTKEFFILVAISMVMAFPVAWHFTDGWLQNFAYRIELTGEWLTFILSVLLAFLITMATVGFHVIRAAIANPVNSLRDE is encoded by the coding sequence TTGCGAGACAACTACCCGGAGGTAGAAAATGCGGTAAGGTTCTTTGGTACAGGTAGAAACTTATATAAGTATGGTGACCAACAATTTTATGAAGAGGGGTTTTACTTGGCCGATTCCACCGTATTCGATATGTTCGACTATGAGTTCATAAGTGGTGACAAGAATACGGCTTTGGACTTGCCCTATAGTATAGTGTTGACGGAAAGCATTTCCAAAAAATATTTTGGAACAGAAGATCCGATGGGAAAGTCCATTAAAAATCAGCAAAATGAAGAATATAAAGTAACAGGTTTAATTAAAGATGTCCCGGAGAACTCTCACTTCCGTTTTGATGCACTTCAATCACGAAGTTCCATACCTGGATACCAGGGATCATGGGGCAATTTTGGTGTATATACTTACATCGAATTACCACGAGGCTATGATTTGGAAAAGATGTATACCAGTCTTGATACAATTGTAGCACAAAAGGTAGACCCTATTTTCAAAGATGTAGGCATAAGCATCAAATATGAGTTGCAGCCGATTGCAGATATACACCTGCATTCCAAGATTCAGGACGAGGCAGAATCAGGCGGAGACATATCTTACATTTATATTTTTGGTGCCATCGCATGCTTCATGATTATAATCGCGTGCATCAACTATATGAACCTGGCAACCGCCAGGTCAGCGAATAGGGGAAAAGAAGTGGGTGTAAGAAAAGTAATGGTAGCTCAAAAACCTCAGCTAATAACACAATTCATTACTGAATCTGTTTTAATAGCCCTCATATCTTTGCTGGTGAGTTTAGTGGCTATCTACCTATTGCTACCGGCATTTAACTCCGTGGCCAATAAGTCTATACCATTTGGTTACATCCTCCAGGGGCCTGTCATCCTTAGTTTAGTGGGTATTGTTGTTTTTGTTGGTATTGTGGGCGGAAGCTACCCCGCCTTCTACTTGTCCGGCTTTAATCCTGTGAATGTATTGAAAGGCAAAGGCGCTTCAAAGGGAGGTAGTGTGCTGTTTCGCAAGGCCCTGGTAATAACACAATTTTCCATTTCCATCTTTATGCTGATCAGCACGATGATCGTTTTCGATCAGTTGGAATTCATACGCAATAAGGATCTTGGGTTTCAAAAAGAAAGAGTAATCAAGATTACCCTGTCTGAAAGGGAGTTGCGGCAACGGGGACCGGCATTAGTAGAAAAATTTAAACAAAGTCCTCTTGTGGAAAAAGTAGGTATGGCAGATGCATCACCGGGGGAAGGCATCGGCAAACTGTTGATTCAAGTGGAGGACAGTGAAGGTAAAATGGTTGACAGGGGGGTTGACCTTTATAGTGCTGGCTTTGATTTTGTTCCAACCATGGGTATGGAAATTGTTCAGGGACGTAATTTTTCCCGTGACGTAATTTCTGATACCACCTACGCAGTGCTGGTTAATGAGGCGATGGTAAAACGGATGAACTGGGCCGACCCGATTGGAAGGAAATTTGTATTTGGAAGCCGGGAGCCAGTTGAGAAAAGAGTTGTGGGCGTGGTTAAAGATTATAATCAGAATTCATTGTATGACGTGATCGAGCCATTGATGATCATTTTGAATGACAATCTGAGAAATGTTTTTGTGCGGGTACGTGAAGGTGATGTGCGCCAATCGCTGGCAAGCCTTGAAAGCATTTGGAATGAGGTCAATCCCAATTTCCCCTTCGAATACAATTTCCTGGATCAGGATTTTGATTCACAATATAAAGCGGACGAAAAGAGGAGTAAAATATTCACGGTATTTTCAGCGCTTACTTTGTCGATCGCGTGCCTTGGTTTACTCGGATTGGCTGCCTTTACTACTGAGCAACGAACCAATGAAATTGGCGTACGTAAGGTTATTGGCGCCAGCGTCCCAAGTCTGATCATTTTGGTGACCAAAGAGTTCTTTATTTTAGTAGCCATTAGCATGGTGATGGCATTTCCGGTTGCTTGGCATTTTACCGATGGCTGGTTGCAAAATTTTGCTTACCGGATCGAGTTAACGGGTGAGTGGTTAACTTTCATACTATCGGTTTTGTTGGCATTTTTGATTACCATGGCCACGGTTGGATTTCACGTGATCCGGGCTGCTATCGCCAACCCCGTTAATTCACTGCGGGACGAATAG
- a CDS encoding ABC transporter permease: MLKNLFVIALRKIIKEKIYSAINILGLTIGITCSMFLLLYVLDELSFDRYHSKADKIYRIVSNIKEPDNAFTWAVAQIHWQMNCETTTRR; this comes from the coding sequence ATGCTTAAAAACCTCTTTGTAATTGCCCTCAGAAAAATTATAAAGGAAAAAATTTACAGCGCCATCAACATTTTAGGATTAACCATTGGCATTACTTGTAGCATGTTCTTGCTCCTTTATGTGTTGGATGAGCTCAGCTTTGACAGATATCATTCAAAAGCAGATAAAATCTACCGCATAGTTTCAAACATAAAAGAGCCTGATAATGCCTTTACTTGGGCGGTCGCACAAATCCACTGGCAGATGAATTGCGAGACAACTACCCGGAGGTAG
- a CDS encoding PadR family transcriptional regulator, with amino-acid sequence MPSKELIAASTVPVILSILARGESYGYKLIKEVANQSGGQLEWSEAMLYPVLQRMEKNRLVESRWVEGENGKKRKYYRITKAGHEVLEDKKSEWLQLHAFLAHLWKTA; translated from the coding sequence ATGCCTTCAAAGGAACTTATTGCCGCCTCTACTGTGCCCGTCATTTTGTCCATCCTGGCCCGTGGGGAAAGTTATGGATATAAATTGATAAAGGAAGTGGCCAACCAATCGGGCGGCCAGTTGGAATGGAGCGAGGCCATGCTTTACCCAGTGTTGCAAAGGATGGAGAAGAACAGGCTTGTTGAATCAAGATGGGTGGAGGGGGAAAACGGCAAGAAGAGGAAATACTACCGCATTACAAAAGCGGGCCACGAAGTACTTGAAGACAAGAAATCCGAATGGCTCCAGTTGCATGCCTTTCTGGCCCATCTCTGGAAAACCGCGTAA
- a CDS encoding ABC transporter permease, producing the protein MSYFDLQKALDEWKKKLHKHEGFEEGTAEELLSHVRDAIEDLVAQGKGEEEAFQVVTQQKVGDIERLALEYHKARSIRTSPFHSKKGPGLPSNFLKVAMRNIAAKKPHSIINLTGLALGLASAMLISFYVFSELGFDRFHADGQQIFRVLSKRERGGSELVFPLGPPALAPALTENFPEIELATRVRYADRPLFQYGEKLGYESHVFYADSSYLKIFDFELMEGNRGTALSKPNSVVLTHRLARKYFGGEDPINKIIVMEGNRPLLVTGVAGDVPPNSHFYFEALISFQSYSVPDGYLEGLDSWAWMGFLTYVKSHKGANIPSLEKKIANYVTAHEPRYEQDGFHVELQPLWDIYLGSSHLGNPHNIFRASSYNTMLSLAAVGLLIILIAAFNYINLSIAMSMSRYKEIAMRKVLGSTKGKLILQFILESLVYSFLSLAIAVAMIAAGQHFLPGAIVSRLYLGGAQWAAYCTSTLVFVAVIGGISGLFPALRLSSISPLQLLSGTFAMKEGHLRNILIGFQFALSAALVAISLVIGQQVRFFNNKDLGFHKEGVVSINIGSDQVTGKADPLQNEIKSLAGVYSTSQASHIMGEGLSSGPLVPQGENEEDAIQMNYFQTDYDFLATMGLQLVDGRFFSREFHRDSTTSILLNETAIKTLGLTDPIGKRVLFAGEEREIIGIVKDFHFNSLHQAIAPMAIIMPFTHVGQLLVRFRGENVYRTLGRIDNLWKEVFPNVPFEFQFVDDHLGSLYAKESLFASVIRFFTVVATGIACLGLYSLAAISLAGKLKQISIRRVLGAPLRSIALLTGKGFLLLVVVSTLLSWPLAWYLMNKWLSHFAYHITVSPRYFAITLGTILSIALATMAYHLFKAVTVNPAKTLKDN; encoded by the coding sequence ATGAGCTACTTTGACCTTCAAAAGGCCCTGGACGAATGGAAAAAAAAGCTCCATAAGCACGAAGGCTTCGAGGAGGGCACGGCAGAAGAACTCCTTTCGCATGTTCGGGACGCCATTGAAGATTTGGTGGCACAAGGCAAGGGCGAAGAAGAGGCGTTCCAGGTAGTTACGCAACAAAAGGTGGGGGACATTGAGCGGTTGGCCCTGGAATACCACAAGGCCAGGAGCATTCGCACCTCCCCTTTCCATTCAAAAAAAGGCCCGGGCCTGCCATCAAATTTCCTTAAGGTGGCCATGCGGAACATTGCCGCAAAGAAGCCCCATTCCATTATCAACCTGACAGGCCTGGCCTTGGGGTTGGCCAGTGCCATGCTCATTTCATTTTATGTGTTTTCCGAATTGGGATTTGACCGGTTTCATGCCGATGGCCAACAAATTTTCAGGGTATTGTCCAAAAGGGAGCGGGGGGGATCGGAATTGGTGTTTCCCCTGGGGCCACCTGCCCTGGCCCCTGCCCTCACCGAAAATTTTCCTGAAATAGAATTGGCCACACGTGTCAGGTATGCCGACAGGCCCCTGTTCCAATACGGGGAAAAATTGGGTTACGAAAGCCATGTGTTTTATGCCGACTCCTCCTACCTCAAAATCTTTGACTTTGAGCTAATGGAAGGAAACCGGGGGACAGCACTTAGCAAGCCGAACTCGGTGGTGTTGACCCACCGCCTGGCCCGTAAATACTTTGGAGGGGAAGATCCCATCAATAAGATAATTGTGATGGAGGGCAACCGGCCATTGCTGGTCACGGGCGTGGCAGGGGATGTCCCTCCCAATTCGCACTTTTATTTTGAAGCCCTGATATCCTTTCAGTCTTACTCCGTCCCAGACGGTTACCTCGAAGGCTTGGATAGTTGGGCATGGATGGGGTTCCTTACCTACGTCAAGTCCCATAAGGGTGCCAACATTCCTTCACTGGAAAAGAAAATTGCCAACTACGTGACGGCCCACGAGCCCAGGTATGAACAAGATGGGTTTCATGTTGAACTCCAACCGCTGTGGGACATTTACCTGGGCTCTTCCCATCTTGGAAACCCTCACAACATCTTTCGGGCGAGCAGCTACAATACGATGCTTAGCCTTGCGGCCGTAGGGCTCCTCATCATCCTGATTGCTGCCTTCAATTACATCAACCTGTCCATTGCCATGTCTATGTCGCGGTACAAGGAAATAGCAATGCGAAAAGTGCTTGGGTCCACCAAAGGGAAACTCATCCTTCAGTTCATATTGGAATCGCTGGTGTATTCATTTTTGTCACTGGCCATAGCTGTGGCCATGATAGCGGCCGGCCAGCATTTCCTGCCAGGCGCCATTGTTTCCAGGCTATACCTTGGAGGGGCTCAGTGGGCGGCCTATTGCACCTCGACTTTGGTGTTTGTGGCGGTTATAGGAGGCATCTCCGGGTTGTTTCCCGCCCTGCGGCTTTCGTCCATTTCCCCTTTGCAACTCCTTAGCGGGACATTTGCCATGAAGGAAGGGCATTTACGGAATATCCTAATTGGCTTTCAGTTTGCATTGTCCGCAGCATTGGTGGCCATTAGCCTGGTCATCGGGCAGCAGGTCCGATTCTTTAACAACAAAGACCTGGGCTTTCACAAAGAAGGCGTTGTTTCAATAAACATTGGCAGCGACCAGGTGACCGGCAAGGCAGACCCCCTGCAAAACGAAATAAAAAGCCTTGCGGGGGTATACTCCACCAGCCAGGCCAGCCATATCATGGGCGAAGGGTTGAGCAGTGGCCCCCTGGTGCCCCAGGGCGAAAACGAAGAGGATGCCATACAAATGAATTACTTCCAAACCGATTATGACTTCCTTGCCACCATGGGCCTACAACTTGTGGATGGAAGGTTTTTCTCCAGGGAATTCCACAGGGACTCCACAACCTCCATCCTGCTGAACGAAACCGCCATTAAAACCCTTGGGCTTACAGACCCCATTGGCAAAAGGGTGCTTTTTGCGGGGGAAGAGAGGGAAATCATTGGCATTGTCAAAGACTTTCACTTCAACTCATTGCACCAGGCGATTGCGCCCATGGCCATCATCATGCCATTTACCCATGTTGGCCAACTGCTGGTGCGCTTCCGGGGGGAAAATGTGTACAGGACATTGGGCAGGATCGATAACCTCTGGAAGGAGGTTTTTCCCAATGTGCCGTTTGAATTTCAGTTTGTGGATGACCACCTTGGATCGCTTTACGCGAAAGAATCCCTTTTTGCCAGCGTAATAAGGTTCTTCACCGTAGTGGCCACGGGCATTGCCTGCCTGGGCCTATATAGCCTGGCGGCCATTTCCCTGGCGGGCAAACTAAAACAGATCAGCATTAGGAGGGTGCTGGGGGCGCCCCTTCGATCCATTGCCTTGCTCACGGGCAAGGGCTTCCTGTTGCTGGTGGTGGTTTCCACCCTTCTTTCCTGGCCACTGGCATGGTACCTGATGAACAAATGGCTAAGCCATTTTGCCTATCATATTACGGTTTCGCCACGTTATTTTGCCATCACCCTGGGCACCATACTGTCCATTGCCCTGGCCACTATGGCTTACCACCTTTTCAAGGCAGTAACGGTAAATCCCGCAAAAACATTAAAAGACAACTAG
- a CDS encoding OsmC family protein: protein MKRTKTQFENKEGQQLSANMELPAGGNPHSYAIFAHCFTCNKNLTAVRNIVNSLTEAGFGVLSFDFTGLGQSEGNFADTNFSSNVDDIVAAAGFLKREYHAPSLLIGHSLGGAAVLFAADNIESVKAIATIGAPSCPQHVQRLIQSSVEEIEKKGEAEVNIGGRSFHIKKQFIDDLNTHTLPSVLKVMRKSILVMHSPQDATVGIENAAEIYSAAHHPKSFISLDGADHLMTNKRDSLYVGRVVAAWAGRYLHPDEEKAVQGESQTVVGIKGRENKFLAHVQAGRHSFLADEPEDVGGEDLGPSPYQLLAAALGACTAMTMRMYADRKGWEIDGIKVYLNHEKRYSDDCADCEKPSSKIDVFDRILEINSQLDEKQLQRLLEIANKCPVHRTLEGEVKVVTRLKGN from the coding sequence ATGAAAAGGACAAAAACACAATTTGAAAACAAGGAAGGCCAACAGTTGTCTGCCAACATGGAACTACCAGCCGGTGGCAATCCCCATAGTTACGCCATTTTTGCACATTGCTTCACCTGCAACAAAAACCTGACCGCGGTCAGGAACATTGTAAACAGCCTAACGGAAGCCGGGTTTGGCGTGTTAAGTTTTGACTTTACAGGCCTTGGACAAAGTGAGGGAAATTTTGCCGATACCAACTTTTCATCCAATGTCGATGATATTGTGGCCGCGGCAGGCTTTTTGAAAAGGGAATACCATGCGCCCTCCCTCTTGATTGGCCATTCCCTGGGCGGTGCGGCAGTATTGTTTGCCGCAGATAACATTGAAAGCGTAAAAGCGATAGCTACTATTGGTGCGCCCTCCTGCCCGCAGCATGTCCAGCGACTAATCCAATCCAGTGTTGAGGAAATAGAAAAGAAGGGAGAGGCAGAAGTAAATATCGGAGGAAGGAGCTTCCACATTAAAAAGCAATTTATTGACGACCTCAACACGCACACACTCCCCAGCGTACTAAAGGTTATGAGGAAATCCATATTGGTAATGCACTCCCCTCAGGATGCCACGGTAGGAATTGAAAATGCCGCAGAAATCTATTCCGCTGCCCATCACCCCAAAAGCTTTATCTCACTGGATGGGGCCGATCATTTGATGACAAACAAGAGGGATTCGTTGTACGTGGGCAGGGTGGTGGCCGCCTGGGCGGGCCGGTACCTTCACCCAGATGAAGAAAAAGCCGTTCAGGGGGAGTCGCAAACAGTGGTGGGCATCAAAGGCAGGGAAAATAAATTTCTTGCGCATGTGCAGGCGGGCAGGCATTCCTTTTTGGCTGACGAGCCTGAAGACGTGGGGGGCGAAGACCTGGGCCCCTCGCCTTACCAGTTGCTGGCCGCTGCATTAGGGGCGTGCACGGCCATGACCATGCGCATGTATGCCGACCGGAAGGGCTGGGAAATTGATGGGATAAAGGTGTACCTCAACCATGAAAAAAGGTACAGCGATGACTGTGCGGATTGTGAAAAACCATCCAGTAAGATTGATGTTTTTGATCGGATATTGGAAATAAACAGTCAATTGGATGAAAAGCAATTGCAGCGCCTACTGGAGATAGCCAACAAATGCCCGGTGCACAGGACGCTGGAAGGGGAGGTGAAGGTTGTCACCCGGCTCAAAGGAAATTGA
- a CDS encoding OmpA family protein, with product MKFNSMVAFSRFLGFFCLLCMGIPSFAQKDSLALSEEYYKLGMEVFDYTHRAQAKELFVLSTQMDPNNAKAQFMAGQSIMLTVNKEKSLPYFRKAWELDPAVNEDILYFLGQAYHQNLKFDSAILFYDRYNRVLARSLSLEKSNKINEVNRKIFECRNAVVYMEHPVEVEISNLGDNINSEYPDYAPTINSSETLMVFTSRRPDGNRNTTVAQDLEYYEDIYYSEYAEGKWQHSKNMQGPLNTNYHNSSVAISHDGQEIIIYQDGNGGDLFVSRKNESGWSTPKAMEGINSEYLENSASLSADNKTVYFTSDRAGGYGGTDIYKAELGRGNRWGNIQNLGPLVNTEMDEDGAFITTSGKYLYFSSNGHAGMGDMDLYRTTLDTVTGTWGGPVNLGYPINSPENDIYFVLNEDETTGYLSSVRQDNIGEQDIYKVDMRNWKPVYLGQQDYANLFAESASVNHQEAARLFSGEGEAALSLVVLDALGRQPLHAQVAIHGKGGSQNLDSVEKGVFTTMLKTGPEGPQVYKLDINSMGYIPQKASLYLGAFPKMEVRDTVLLQKLPVNVPALIDIYFAHDSDVPLSFKGLQDVRNMMEAFPNMQVEIGGHTDSIGPEGYNQSLSQRRAEAVKTYLEKLGIGPERVRAVGHGESRPVAPNDSQEGRRLNRRTEFVIIRQ from the coding sequence GTGAAATTTAATTCTATGGTGGCTTTTTCAAGGTTCTTGGGGTTTTTCTGCCTGCTTTGCATGGGCATCCCTTCATTTGCCCAGAAGGATTCGCTTGCCCTGTCTGAGGAATACTATAAACTGGGCATGGAGGTATTTGATTACACGCACCGTGCGCAGGCGAAAGAATTGTTTGTGCTTTCCACCCAGATGGACCCCAACAATGCGAAGGCTCAATTTATGGCAGGCCAGTCCATCATGCTTACGGTAAACAAGGAAAAGTCCTTGCCATATTTTAGGAAAGCCTGGGAACTTGACCCTGCCGTGAACGAGGACATCTTGTACTTTTTGGGCCAGGCGTACCACCAGAACCTGAAGTTTGACAGCGCCATCCTTTTTTATGACCGCTACAACAGGGTGCTCGCCCGCTCCCTCAGCCTTGAAAAATCAAACAAGATCAATGAAGTGAACCGCAAAATATTTGAATGCCGCAATGCGGTGGTGTATATGGAACACCCGGTGGAGGTGGAAATCTCCAACCTGGGCGATAACATCAACTCCGAGTATCCCGACTATGCCCCAACCATCAATTCCAGCGAAACGTTAATGGTGTTTACTTCACGAAGGCCTGATGGCAACCGCAACACCACGGTTGCGCAGGACCTGGAATACTATGAGGACATATATTATTCGGAATATGCGGAAGGGAAATGGCAGCATTCGAAGAACATGCAGGGGCCCCTTAATACGAACTACCACAATTCCAGTGTGGCCATTTCGCATGATGGGCAGGAGATCATCATTTACCAGGATGGAAACGGGGGCGACCTGTTTGTCTCCAGGAAAAACGAATCCGGGTGGTCCACGCCAAAGGCCATGGAGGGGATCAATTCTGAATACCTGGAAAACTCTGCTTCACTTTCCGCAGACAACAAAACCGTGTACTTTACCAGCGACCGGGCCGGGGGCTATGGCGGCACCGACATCTACAAGGCCGAATTGGGCAGGGGAAACCGGTGGGGCAATATTCAAAACCTGGGGCCCCTGGTGAATACCGAAATGGACGAAGATGGTGCGTTCATTACCACCAGTGGAAAATACCTGTACTTTAGCTCCAACGGCCACGCAGGAATGGGCGATATGGATTTGTACAGGACCACTTTGGACACCGTGACCGGCACATGGGGAGGGCCGGTCAACCTGGGCTACCCTATCAACTCACCAGAAAATGATATCTACTTCGTGCTGAATGAAGATGAAACGACAGGCTACCTCTCATCGGTGCGCCAGGACAACATAGGCGAGCAAGACATTTATAAAGTGGACATGCGCAACTGGAAGCCCGTTTACCTGGGCCAGCAGGATTATGCTAACTTGTTTGCGGAAAGCGCCTCGGTAAACCACCAGGAGGCAGCGCGCCTTTTTTCGGGAGAAGGCGAAGCCGCCCTTTCATTGGTGGTGCTGGATGCCCTGGGCCGCCAGCCTTTGCATGCACAAGTGGCCATTCACGGCAAGGGGGGCAGCCAAAACCTGGACAGTGTGGAAAAGGGGGTATTCACCACGATGTTGAAAACAGGCCCGGAAGGCCCACAGGTATACAAGCTGGATATCAACAGTATGGGCTACATACCGCAGAAGGCTTCTTTGTACCTGGGGGCTTTCCCTAAAATGGAGGTACGTGACACCGTGCTGCTCCAAAAACTACCAGTCAACGTTCCGGCACTCATCGATATCTACTTTGCCCACGATAGCGATGTGCCCTTGTCCTTCAAGGGCCTCCAGGATGTCCGCAATATGATGGAGGCATTCCCCAATATGCAAGTGGAAATCGGGGGGCACACCGATTCCATCGGCCCGGAAGGCTACAACCAATCGTTGAGCCAACGAAGGGCCGAAGCGGTAAAAACCTACCTTGAAAAATTAGGCATTGGCCCCGAAAGGGTGCGTGCCGTAGGCCATGGGGAGTCAAGGCCTGTTGCCCCGAACGATTCACAGGAAGGGCGAAGGCTGAACCGCAGGACGGAATTCGTTATTATCCGACAATAG
- a CDS encoding class I SAM-dependent methyltransferase yields MKEREVMQEERHWDKIADKYEDEVLNAFESDKEKKLGGYFKKHANPSHKAIDFGCGIGNGFHYLSPNFKSVLALDISQNCLDLAKEKPFDNIRFKRMDLTLANLGLIPVEFILCSNVAIFAEVAKNLDIIQNVKKALKKGGNAIFVVPSIESTLFYAWRMMDWYRRKGVPPDEIPKSEFEYYRKDIKDLLQGIVDIDGRPTKHYSHSELQVVFAEAGLEVTAIERLEYDWNTEFREPPKWMKGPYPWDWLVECRKP; encoded by the coding sequence TTGAAGGAAAGGGAAGTCATGCAGGAAGAACGCCATTGGGACAAGATAGCCGACAAGTACGAAGACGAGGTATTAAATGCCTTTGAGTCGGACAAGGAAAAGAAATTGGGGGGCTATTTCAAAAAGCACGCCAACCCGTCCCATAAGGCCATTGATTTTGGCTGTGGGATAGGAAATGGTTTTCATTACCTGTCCCCCAACTTTAAGTCCGTGCTGGCGTTGGATATTTCCCAAAATTGCCTGGACCTGGCAAAGGAAAAACCATTTGACAACATTCGGTTTAAAAGAATGGACCTGACCCTGGCCAATCTTGGTTTAATCCCGGTTGAATTTATCCTTTGCAGCAACGTGGCCATCTTTGCTGAGGTGGCAAAGAACCTCGATATTATACAAAATGTAAAAAAAGCGTTAAAGAAAGGCGGCAATGCCATTTTTGTGGTGCCTTCCATTGAATCGACCCTGTTTTATGCCTGGCGCATGATGGATTGGTACCGCAGGAAGGGCGTGCCCCCTGATGAAATACCCAAGTCGGAGTTTGAGTATTACCGAAAAGACATCAAAGACCTTTTGCAGGGGATTGTGGATATTGATGGCAGGCCAACCAAGCACTATTCACATTCGGAGTTGCAGGTGGTTTTTGCCGAGGCCGGCCTGGAGGTAACGGCCATCGAAAGGTTGGAGTACGACTGGAACACCGAATTCAGGGAACCACCTAAATGGATGAAGGGCCCGTACCCATGGGATTGGTTGGTGGAGTGCAGGAAACCGTGA